The Diorhabda carinulata isolate Delta chromosome 4, icDioCari1.1, whole genome shotgun sequence genomic interval TATTACCAGAAATTGGCTATGGTATTTTGGAAAGCTGgaaattatctttttcatgCTGCTGCGCTGTTCAAACTTTTCCAATTGTcaaaggaaatgaaaaaaaatataactccAGAGGAATTGCAAaggtaattattaaaatttcacaatatatttgttaaatttgttatttaaatcactattttttttatttttcagtgtaATTAAATACTCATAAACTTCccaacaaaatatcaaaaataattgattatttggttaaaacttttaataattgtaCTTAGATTTCTTTTACCAAATTTAGTTTGTTATTTCTatctaaaatgaatttttttttttttggaaacaaaatgaaaaacttcCACTACCACAACCTCACACCCTGAAGACTAATACCTTGATCAGAGAAGTACAATGTTTCAGTGACCCAATCTTCAATTTCTAGAACATTAAAAAAGTACTAAGAGACAAAATAAAAGCGAAAAGCACTAGATCAGGACTGTGATGTGTTACTGTGATAAATTTAGACCGATTTTTGCAATTTGGAACACTTCAACCCCATTATATTTAAGAGAGTAACTACATTTTACCAGCATTGATAACCCCTTCAAGGAGCTGTTGGATTTCTAAGACTTTGACCTTCTCGGGCGTGCCTATATGCAAAGGACTGCTCATTTTCATGGATGGAAGCAACCATGTCTAGTGATGAATGGTACCTGAGCCCTATTCTTCTCCTTTTTTCTCGATGGCTCTGAGCAAACAGAGACCACGGAACCGATTTCCCCAAAAGCATTGGTGTATACTGATGTTGAAACTCTGACTAGACAAAATCAGTAGCACAGAGAAAAAAAGGGGGGAAAGGAAGGccaaaaattcatcaaaagGATCAACACAAAGCTCCTGTTCAGCTTTTTGAAGGACATCGTTCATTGTTAATGTAAAATGGGGTATATCAGAAAGAACGCCCTCCCCCCATTCTACTATGAATTACTAAAAGAATTGCTAATATcacaatagaaaaaaagttttaagaaaGTTCTCGAATCCGCTCTAGCTGATATTTGGTTTGTTATTGAactaaaattcaatttctttataaaattgcAACTTAAATACAATAGAATAAAGAAAACGATGCCAgcttttttagtatttttcgtgatttttgaTAGAATAGTGGTTAAAATTGaaagtattagaaaaaaaagttttattttgaccATAATATGGTAATTTTTCACTCAGatttgttacaatattttttaatactaaaaaatgcaatttttccTGGAAgtgtattatttattaacaaactcTTTTATTTGTTACATAAAGGATGGCGTGTAGGGTCTTAATAGCTACTTTAGCCATTCCACTACCATCAGCCCATCCGGAATTTGATAGATTTATCGAAACTGATAAATCCCCATTGGAAAAGGCCCAACGTTTAGCTGTACTTTTAGGACTCGTTCAAACTCCAAGTAGAGCTAGTCTCCTCAAAGATCTTGTAAGTATACtgcatttcaaataattttgcatccaaaattgaaattaaatgtaaacaattacattatataCTGTAGCTGTAGCTAGGTTTTCAGTAGTTACTCTTTTGAGTGTATTGACCCTTGGGTTGGAGTGTCACAGTAAGGTCTCAACATGAATGAATCTTTTGACagacttttattaatttttttccatgaaatGACTTTCAAATAGTGTCATCGTTTTAGGTACGTGTTAACGTAGTTAATCTAGCAAGTCCTCAACTTCAAGAGCTGTACAACTGGTTAGAAGTCGATTTTCATCCCTTATTATTATGCCAACGCGTACACGAAGTGATTGTTTCACTTGAATCTGAAGATAATTCATCTTTGGAGCAATATGTACCAGCTTTACAAGATGTTACTCTGGTTCGATTAGTTAGACAGATTGCTCAAGTTTATCAAACCATAGAATTTGCTAGGTTACTACAAATCGCTAAATTCACTACCCCTTTCCATTTGGAAAGACTCTTGGTGAGTTATTAGGTTTTACTGAAGTTCTCAAGTTGATTATTCATTTTTACTCTAGGTCGATTGTGTTAGACATAACGATATGCAAATCAGAATCGATCACGGAAAGAATTGTATTCATTTCGGAATGGATTTAAGTGAAAGTCAAAGGGAGGATAAACCGGAAGGTCCTACTTTACAAGTTATGCCCAGTGAACAAGTCAGAAATCAACTTGTTAATATGTCAACAGTACTAAATCAAGCCATACAAGTTATAAACCCCAACAAAAAGAAAGtaatacatttaaaattaattatttttattttttaattattaatgttcTTTAGGCTGAAAGGGAAAAAGCAAGAGCTATAATGGTACAAAATTACCACGAAACTAAAGTTAGAgaacatcaaaagattttacAAAGGCATAAGATCATCGAAGACCGAAAAGAATACATTGAAAGATTAAATACAGTTagggaagaagaagaacaaaagaGATTAGAAGAAATGCAAAGACAACACATTCTCGCCGAACAGAAACGTTTAGATCAAGAAAGGGAAGAAAGGGAAAGAAAAAGGGCGCTTAATGAAATACAACAAATCAAAGATAgacatttaaaagaaaaattacaacaaattaGTCAAACGGGACACGGGCAGAAGATACTAAAGAAATTAGATGAAGATgtaggtttttaattattattattttttttatttcaaattaaatgtattCAACTTTAGGATATAAAGAAACTAGACGCAGATCAAATAGCAGCAAAAGAAGCGGAAGAATTACAAAAAGAACGCAGAGAACTGCAAGCGAAATTGAAATCGCAAGAAAAGAAAGTGGATTATTTCGAACGTGCTAAACGTTTAGAAGAAATTCCTCTGTTGCAAGCTAATATGAAAGAACGTCAACTCCAAGACCAAAACTTCTGGGAACAACAGGAAAAAGAAAGAATCGAAGCTGCTATCGAAGAAAGAAAACTAGCAGTAGCTACAAGAGACCGACTTTTACGCATGAGAGCCGATAAAGACGAATTCATAACTAAactgaagaaagaaagaaacatAGTTTATGAAGATAAACTGAAAGAATTTGAACAACGTCTATCCGACGAGAGAAAGAAAAGATTATTGGATAGGAAACaacaaagaaaagaagaaagacGTATACggtatttgaaagaaaaagaagaagagaacgAGCGCAGAGCGGCCGAAAAACGACGACGCGAAGAAGAGGAACGTCAAAGAATCGAGGAACAATTGAGAAAGGAACgcgaagaaaaagaaagattgGAAAGAGAAGAAAGTGAAAGAAAGAGGAGAGAACATCAAGAGAGCTTGGAAAGAACAGCGGCTAAACAGAGAGCTAGGGAAGAAGAAATCGAAAAGAAACTGGCTAAAGAAAAGGAGATTGTCGGTGATAAATCGAAGGATTATTGGAGGAAGGATACTTCGAAGAGGGATGCTAGTTCTTGGAGGAGCGGGGAGAAAACTATAGCAGATGAACCAAAAAAGAGCGAAGTCTGGAGACgtatgtatttatattaattattggtTAAgtctaaataaattatgttgTTTTGTAGCTCGTTTTCGTGCTGCTCAAGAAGGGCAATCAAAGGACAGTTGGAGATCAGAAGATAAAAAAGATGAAAGACAAGAGCGTGACGATAAACGTGACGAACGCCGTGGTGGTTACGATAAAAACGATAGATTTGGAGATAGAGATAGATTCACGAGAGATAATAAAGATCGAAGAGATGATAATAGAAGAGGAGGTGGTGAAGAAAGTTGGCGTTCAAAGACTGATGACGAACCACCCAGAAGAGCTCCTATAAGAAAAGATGGTCCTTCGGACGCTTGGAGGAATAAGGATAACGATCGTAGAGACGAACCGAGAAAAGACGAAAGAAGAGGAACTCCGATGACCAAAGAGAAACGTAAGTGGTTAACTTTTATTTCTCTCCAAGTGGTTCTTATCAAACTAGGGAAATCTGGTATCAAATTCGAAACATcaaactgtttatttttaaatgatttccattatttccaaagtaaaattatttcaacaggatcaaaaaattaaatggtACGAAGACAAAATCGATAGTAAATTCTATGGTAAGGATTATAAAAAACCGATATTGACAAAATATAATGAAGATGTACTAAAGAGCaacatttatcatttaaaattgaatgaaacTAGAAACATAGTattaatatagaagaaaatcaaAAGTTATGTTTGGAACAAGTGTATAAgtatgataaatattaataattgtattaatatagaagaaaattaaaaagaatgatTGAAGAAAGTGTAGAAGATGGGAAACTATGATAATGGTattaatatagaagaaaatcaaAACTTATGTTTGGAAAAAGTGTAGAAGCATGGAAATAGTATTAATGGTATTAATATAGAAGTCAAATAGAGAAAGTTTAGAGGGGTAGTACAATGtacaaaataatacataatacagTAGAGAAGTTAGggtagaaaataatatttggatCTGGAAGATCAGTCATAGACTACATTTTCATTCTAGAAGTTCAAGATAACGAATTAAACATAGTGTAAAATCTGTAACCTGCTTAATTATAATCATCTCAATGGGACTTCAAATAGATCatcatgaaaattataataaaacctaATTGTTCCCCTGGATTTTTACTCCTGTTCACCAGTAGAAATGTGTAAATGAGGATTTGTCTTTAgcttttgtttcttctgttggTTAATTTTTAAACTAAAGCACCATAAGCTAagatattgtaataataataatgattcaaCACTACTAGCTGAGTTGCTTGGCACAAAAACTCTCAACCCTCTTGTCGAAATGGATCAGCCCCAATAATCTATCtctacaactttttttcaaatttaccacCTTAATTATCTccatttaatcaaaaaattattgtcaaatttattttttagatttattttctagaatcaTAATCACTGGAcgattatttgttgtttttctcgaaaattctgGCTCAAATTTACTCTATTTTGGTTTTCAGCTATCCACCAACAATCCTCGCAGCAAGAAGGTGAAGCCGGGTGGTCTCAAGTAGTGAAAAGGCGTTAACTGTATTGTTAAGTAGAGCATAGTATATTCAATATAACTGTTACTTTTTATTTAGTGGTTATCACGGAAAAATGGTAgtaattcattagttttttgGTATTCTAGCAAATCTGTGTAATAAATCATCTTAAAAATTATGTAATCTATTTTTCCTCCtctaaaaaattcgaaaattacaaaatttgggGGCGTATAAAGactgattttgaattatttggtCCTCGTCAGAATAGTGTACTTTCAACATTGAAAATaggttaaatatataatttatttcaaatttaattataataaatagtttatacaaaacattaaaaaagttatagagcgatttatttacaaagcaatatttaatattaatataacatAATGGCTCCGttagttttttcttctaaaactgGAATAATTGTATCAACTTCTCTTTCTGTATTCGCTATTACAAGAATTATAATGTTGATAAATGAAGATACGGCAGCACCAACGACGAACCTAaaacaaaaagtacattttttccaaaaaaaaaactcaatgaATATCTAAATTGACTGATCAAAAAGGGCCCACGactaaataataagaaaacagtGAACGAAGGACTCCGAGTTGCAATACCAAATAACGGAACATCTGTAATGTATCAAAGATGAATAGCTTAGCTGGAGGTAGCTTCTATCAGGAACACACCAATATAAGAGGGTTTTTTGACTTAGGGAACAGTCTACCATCAACTGTAAAGGATGATACAATCTACTGAGCTGTAATGACAAAATTGGATTAGTGTTTGAGTTCAAACATATCCTACATGGAATAGTGAGTTATGGCTGAAATGGTCCAGGTCGTTTTAGGGTTGAATCCCTTCCTAGTGACATTAAAAAAGTGTAGTTGGACTCTTTCTTTGGTAGTTTTTAGTGGGGAATGACAACTTGTGTTGGAAGGGCATAAAAATGCTCAGTGATATACAAGgtaagtgaaaaaattgttttctagaGATGTATGATTATCAACTCAACTTACCAGAAGGAATATCCAAGTTCTGCCATATTTTCTGAAGTCCACTCGTTATCTCTGTCTTCTCGAGACAAAACGCTATACTGGATGTGTAAAAAAAACTGAGCGATCCATAAGCATACAGCTAAGACATCGCTGACAACTAAAATGTGTATTTTATTATCATACTATTAATAggttattatataaaaattcgtttttagtataatataaaaaaactagcaatttcaaaataaaactgggatttttataacaatacaCCTtgtattccaataaaaataaaataaattgcatAATTGTCATGAATAGTAGTCTACAAAATAATATCATCCAAAATATGCACTGGCTCAAATGAACTACTCTTGAATAAGgtacttttaatatttcattcaaatatgaaatttcgtaatttttcaaagacaaatCAAAATCAACCAATCTCAAAATATAACTGCGATTTTTATAACGATACACCCTGTAATCTAATTTAAAtcaacttatttaaaaatataattgagatTTGTATGATAGTACACCctgtattttaataaaagtcaaataaattacataataGCAATGCATAGATCAATAAAATCATCCAAAATGTGCAGCGAGTCAAATGaactatttttgaatttgatactttccatatttcatccaaatatgtttttttataataattttggaattcctcaataagaaattgttatttttatctgtttttattcactttcttagtaaatgttttaaatttcaaatttagttttaagGCCCATTCTCATTGCAAAGAGTATTGTTCAAATTCCCAAGTAGTGAAATCAAAATCTGTACAATATAAAGAATATGATTTTTTCCCCTATCGGCACGAAATATTGGTAATTAGAATCGTACAATCACTTATCTGagcaaatttttcatataaaaacacTCATGTATCATAACGAAAGATATGGGGGGAGAATAAAGTTAGAAGTCGCCtggtgctaaatctggtaaataaacCGGATGTGGACAGATAGCGGCCAAAAACTGACGAATCATAATCGATTTGTGGCACGATGCCTTGTTCTGATGAAGCCATTTTACGAATGTCTTTCTTTCCATTTCGAAGAAAATTAAGACTTAAATCACGGGGGAATCACAGGTTTTCCGTggacaattgaatttttttattacacctcgtatattcaattattttgatacatacCCGCAAGAAAGTTCCAAAAATAGAGTCCGGTTACTTTAGTTAGACATCGAGAGGTTGTAGTAACGGTGTTGATAGCAGCAAAAAGAGCGCTCAGTCCAGAAAACAATAAACCAGAGCAAACCGCCGTCGTCGTCCCAATCCAAAAACCGTAAGACAAAAATTCTGGTTCATATTTTAAGAGGTTTATAACtgtaataaagaaataaagacAGAGTGAactgaaaatttctattttgtttacTTCATCATCAATCATTTTTGGGAAAAAAGGGTAGCTCTTAAGTGGAGGACCCTGTAAGCATcttcataatatttaattttctcctACAATCTCTCATATATAATACACTCATTAAGCTTCAACATTATGCGAATTCTCGCCATTACATCATGGCTTCCACTCGtcccaaattaaaataaacagtaacaaaatattaaattattaacaagGTTAGATTTATCCATAGagattttgttatatttctatGGATTTACTACAGA includes:
- the LOC130893117 gene encoding eukaryotic translation initiation factor 3 subunit A, with the translated sequence MARYSQRPENALKRANEFIEVGKPARALDTLQEVFRNKKWAYNWSESVLEPIMFKYLDLCVELKKSHIAKEGLFQYRNMFQSVNVGSLENVIRGYLRMAEEKTENAREQSTQAVIDIDDLDNLATPESILLSAVSGEDAQDRSDRTILTPWVKFLWESYCQCLELLRTNAHVENLYHDIARMAFQFCLKYNRKTEFRKLCDKLRKHLEDICKLPTQVANVSMSKPETQQLNLETRLHQLDYAIQMELWQEAYKAIEDIHNLMNLSKKSPVPKTMANYYQKLAMVFWKAGNYLFHAAALFKLFQLSKEMKKNITPEELQRMACRVLIATLAIPLPSAHPEFDRFIETDKSPLEKAQRLAVLLGLVQTPSRASLLKDLVRVNVVNLASPQLQELYNWLEVDFHPLLLCQRVHEVIVSLESEDNSSLEQYVPALQDVTLVRLVRQIAQVYQTIEFARLLQIAKFTTPFHLERLLVDCVRHNDMQIRIDHGKNCIHFGMDLSESQREDKPEGPTLQVMPSEQVRNQLVNMSTVLNQAIQVINPNKKKAEREKARAIMVQNYHETKVREHQKILQRHKIIEDRKEYIERLNTVREEEEQKRLEEMQRQHILAEQKRLDQEREERERKRALNEIQQIKDRHLKEKLQQISQTGHGQKILKKLDEDDIKKLDADQIAAKEAEELQKERRELQAKLKSQEKKVDYFERAKRLEEIPLLQANMKERQLQDQNFWEQQEKERIEAAIEERKLAVATRDRLLRMRADKDEFITKLKKERNIVYEDKLKEFEQRLSDERKKRLLDRKQQRKEERRIRYLKEKEEENERRAAEKRRREEEERQRIEEQLRKEREEKERLEREESERKRREHQESLERTAAKQRAREEEIEKKLAKEKEIVGDKSKDYWRKDTSKRDASSWRSGEKTIADEPKKSEVWRPRFRAAQEGQSKDSWRSEDKKDERQERDDKRDERRGGYDKNDRFGDRDRFTRDNKDRRDDNRRGGGEESWRSKTDDEPPRRAPIRKDGPSDAWRNKDNDRRDEPRKDERRGTPMTKEKPIHQQSSQQEGEAGWSQVVKRR
- the LOC130893118 gene encoding uncharacterized protein LOC130893118, which gives rise to MSYFKKGMIFITFFVACISMALLVAGLGTKHWVNARAKRIRNPLESDGKIHFGLFDGKKELNVAYGWRTYEIDVINLLKYEPEFLSYGFWIGTTTAVCSGLLFSGLSALFAAINTVTTTSRCLTKVTGLYFWNFLAVVSDVLAVCLWIAQFFLHIQYSVLSREDRDNEWTSENMAELGYSFWFVVGAAVSSFINIIILVIANTEREVDTIIPVLEEKTNGAIMLY